The Oleiphilus messinensis DNA segment CCTATCGAACTTGAAGGTAAAAAGATATGGTTCCTTGGAGACCAAGGCATAGGTGATGAATTATTTTTTCTCCGTTTTATAGACCGGCTAAAATCAAGCGGCGCGATTCCGTTTGTAAGCATCAGCGAAAAATTGGAACCCTTAGTCAAGCGCTGGGGACACGTCATACTATCAAGTGAAAATAGTTCCGACACTGCCATCGACTACATCTTCTCGCTTGGAGACCTACCTCTGATTACAGGCATGTCGTGCCATTCGGAAATACCCGGGTCTATCCAGATGTCACCACTTCAAAATAAAATCGATCAAGTCAACCAAGACCTGGCGAAAATGCCCCGACCATGGCTAGCAATTACTTGGGAAGGTGGGACTCGAAATGACGAACGACAGCTACACAAACATATTCCCTTGGAGCAACTACTGAACAGCATTAGCCAATGGCATGGCAGTGTATTAATCGTACAAAGGGAACCAAACAACGAGGACATTGAAGCCGTCAAATCCATGTTTGGTAATCGAATGTGCGATTGCTCTGAGATGAACAATGATCTTGAATACGCTCTGGCTTTGCTCAATCAGATTGACAGATACATTGGTGTAAGTAATACCAATATGCATTTACTTGCAATGACAAATGGTACAGCCGATGTATTGGTACCGCTTGAGTCCGAATTTCGTTGGATGGCAAAGGGTGACAAAACTCCCTGGTTTCCAGATTTTAATCTCTACCGGCAATCCAGTGACCATACTTGGAACACTGCATTGAAACAATTGAATAAGAAGCTGTTGAATAGCTAAAATCGAGGTTTTAACTATATTTGTATCTATTGGGTACAACAATTGCTTAAACATTAATTACTGACGGTTTTACCACACTCATGCTATTCCAAAAAAGTTAAATTTGAAAATGACAGAAAATCTGACGCCTGCCGAAGAACAAAAAGTAGAATTTGCCATCCAACTTGCCCGACAAAACAAAGTTGAAGAGGCGGCAAATATAGCAGAAGAAATGTATGCCAAAGCACCGAGCGACCTGAACGTGATGCTTCTGCTTGCCGAAATCAACATCGCTCTCACAAACTATAGTGCTGCACACGAATTGCTGACACAGTTAACCCAAGCCATTCCGGAGCACCCGAACATCTTGGGTCGATTGGGCTATATTTCAATAAAACTAGAGGACTTCAATGCTGCTCAACATCTACTGGAGAAGAGTACGTCGATAAATCCGGATGCGTTAGAAAATCAGTTTTTTTTAGCACTTGTTTATCAGCATCAAAACAAGTGGCAAGCTGCCAAGCAGATTTATTTAAAATATGGGGGCCAGTTTCACAGCCCACCAGTACTGCAGTATGCCGGGAACGGTTTTTTTGAGGATCGAGATTTCGACAATGCAATAAAATTTTACGAATTAGCATTGAAATCTGATCCCAGTCAATGGCCACTCTACGCCTCATTATCGCAAGCTTTATACGAACAACTTACCCGAGAGGAAACCCCGACCCCAATACAACTCAGCAAAATTCATGAATTTTATCGCCTTGCATCACCACACTTAGAGGCAAACAACGGCCTCATTCAGTTACTTTTCGCCGAAGCAAACGCCCAGAATCTTGAAGGTCACTTTCCTGCAGCGATTACATGTTATCGAAAAATCCTAGAAATGGATTCTGGCAATACGGACACAGAAATAAATCTCGGCGTTGCACTATTGGCTACAAGGCAACTCAAAGAAGGTTGGCGGTATTATCAGAGTCGTAAAAAATATGAGCGAGAAAACACCGGCATTCAAAATATCCTGCAACTCGGTGTCATCAAGCCAGAGTGGCAAGGCCAGCCTATACCGGGAAAAACACTGTTGGTCACTTCAGAGCAAGGTATTGGCGACCATATATTACATGCCCAACACTTACTCGCACTTTCGGAATCTGATACAAGGATAATACTCACCTGTAACACAAAGTTGGTCAGTCTTTTTAAACGGTCATTCCCTCAATTTACCGTGCTATCAGATCAAGAACAGATCCCTGTAGAACACCTCAAAACAATCGATTACTACACCACCTTGATCGACATTCCTGAAAAAGCAGGCGTGGATCTCGATGACTATACTGCACCGAATGCATATCTTAACCCCGATCCCTCCCTGTCACAGAAAATTAAACAGGATTACCAAAATCGCTTTAATAAGCCGACGGTCGGTATCGCTTGGAAAAGCCTTGCTACAACAGGCGGACTGAAGTCTATTCCACTGGAACAACTGACACCTCTCCTTAGACTACCTCAGGTGCAATTCATTTCACTTCAATACGATGCTACGGTAAGTGATATTGAGGAGTTCAATCGAAAGCAGAATACTTCGCTCTATGTAGATAATAGCTTTGACCCATACGAAGATATTGAGCACGCTGCCGCGCAGATTGATGCCGTAAATTTAGTGATATCCATTTCAAATGCATGCGTACATCTGGCCGGCTCAATGGGAAAACCAGTCTGGTTACTTCTTCACACGAAACCTATTTGGCATTGGTTTAGCGATGGTAAAACTTCTCCGTGGTATCCCTCAATAGAAACGTTCCGGCAAAATGAGCCACTAAAGTGGGACAGCGTGATCACCGAAGTAAAAAATCGTTTACAAAATCATCTGGAAAAAAAATTACCCTTTGAACCAAAACACCTTTTAAACACAGAAACTCCAATTCAATCTACAACGCCGCATCAAACACTCAAAACAGAATCCGGAATTGACCCTTCAGTTGTTGCGCGAGCATATACTTTTTTGAATGAGAATAAATTGGCTGATGCGAACAAAATTATACGTAAGCTATGTACAGAGCGACCTAACGACCCCGAGTGTCTGTTACTCCAGGCTGAACAGCTTTACTTGGAAAACAACTTTCACGCAGCCATTTCATTACTACGAGATTCCTGCGAACAATATCCTAACAATGGCCATTTGCTTGGTCGACTAGCATATGGGTTACTAAAAACCAATGAACTAAACGAAGCCAAACCCATTTTAGAAAAAAGTACTCAACTTAATCCTGAAAAAATTGACAACCAACTTTACCTTGCGGTTTTATACCAGCAAGTTGGCGAATGGGAA contains these protein-coding regions:
- a CDS encoding tetratricopeptide repeat protein, with the protein product MDLSIDQALDLAIQYHQQGKLNEAKSIYEAILKSSPQNHHALNLLGVIHLSEGHIDSAIQLISKSLKIEPNNPRALVNLGLAHDTKNNIKTAQELYQLALQLDANMPEAILNLGGCYFNNKQYDLAQSQYERLLKLSPNHSDALNNLGKIAENKGATGVAEKYYRRAVKHYPKNSTALVNLGHLLVQEGKFEKALPYLNKAIEANPYSALAHYNRATVLLRLGQFKQGWYDYEWRIMNRAGRRYLLNPATRAQLPAPSTLMPIELEGKKIWFLGDQGIGDELFFLRFIDRLKSSGAIPFVSISEKLEPLVKRWGHVILSSENSSDTAIDYIFSLGDLPLITGMSCHSEIPGSIQMSPLQNKIDQVNQDLAKMPRPWLAITWEGGTRNDERQLHKHIPLEQLLNSISQWHGSVLIVQREPNNEDIEAVKSMFGNRMCDCSEMNNDLEYALALLNQIDRYIGVSNTNMHLLAMTNGTADVLVPLESEFRWMAKGDKTPWFPDFNLYRQSSDHTWNTALKQLNKKLLNS
- a CDS encoding tetratricopeptide repeat protein, translating into MTENLTPAEEQKVEFAIQLARQNKVEEAANIAEEMYAKAPSDLNVMLLLAEINIALTNYSAAHELLTQLTQAIPEHPNILGRLGYISIKLEDFNAAQHLLEKSTSINPDALENQFFLALVYQHQNKWQAAKQIYLKYGGQFHSPPVLQYAGNGFFEDRDFDNAIKFYELALKSDPSQWPLYASLSQALYEQLTREETPTPIQLSKIHEFYRLASPHLEANNGLIQLLFAEANAQNLEGHFPAAITCYRKILEMDSGNTDTEINLGVALLATRQLKEGWRYYQSRKKYERENTGIQNILQLGVIKPEWQGQPIPGKTLLVTSEQGIGDHILHAQHLLALSESDTRIILTCNTKLVSLFKRSFPQFTVLSDQEQIPVEHLKTIDYYTTLIDIPEKAGVDLDDYTAPNAYLNPDPSLSQKIKQDYQNRFNKPTVGIAWKSLATTGGLKSIPLEQLTPLLRLPQVQFISLQYDATVSDIEEFNRKQNTSLYVDNSFDPYEDIEHAAAQIDAVNLVISISNACVHLAGSMGKPVWLLLHTKPIWHWFSDGKTSPWYPSIETFRQNEPLKWDSVITEVKNRLQNHLEKKLPFEPKHLLNTETPIQSTTPHQTLKTESGIDPSVVARAYTFLNENKLADANKIIRKLCTERPNDPECLLLQAEQLYLENNFHAAISLLRDSCEQYPNNGHLLGRLAYGLLKTNELNEAKPILEKSTQLNPEKIDNQLYLAVLYQQVGEWEAAASLYKTYAELFDSAPVLCQAASGFLSENDIVTAKKYYRVAAKSDPTMVTAYIGLAQALYAELNSNPHAPANLINEINTACKKANTLPLTNNEQVDLLLVKGNTLSFEGKFPEAIEIFRTVLKLDGKNSEAKNNLALALLRTRNFSEGWPLFRKRNEFAAQNLGLKSLTNAGVLKPEWDETKVSVEALSGKTLLVTSEQGVGDQIMHSQHLLTLLEHNINIILTCNQKLVSLFQRSFPNVMVLPDSQPIAPELIGNIDYYSSLIDIAQKLAFDPSHYRSTQIYLKADETLVNSFKDEYRKISSKPKIGLAWQSQTPGGAQKSIELEQFKYLIKNTNFDFISIQYNADIDEIQRFNHHHQTNLFVDKSFNPYTDLEKATAQIAALDLIISISNASVHIAGALGKPVWLLTPTRPMWHWFDSGTDSPWYPTIEIFRQVTPLNWTPVLKQIKRRLNKVGEEL